Proteins from one Clupea harengus chromosome 17, Ch_v2.0.2, whole genome shotgun sequence genomic window:
- the LOC105911981 gene encoding tripartite motif-containing protein 16-like: protein MAEASVLWSQDQFSCPICLDLLKDHVGIPCGHSFCMDCIKSCWDQEDLKGVHSCPQCRQTFTPRPVLGRNTMLAEVVERLRIVRLQAAPAAHCYAGPGDVECDVCIGRKRKAVKSCLMCLASYCETHFRVHNDLNPGKKHKVIEAAGKLEDLICSHHDKLLEVFCRTDQRCICLLCVMDEHNGHKTVSVAAERTEKQKSLGDTQRKSQRIIQEKETELQDLRQAVKTLQSSALAAVEDSQRFFTEMIRSIERRRSEVTELIRDQERAEVSRAEELIEKLEQEIAELKKRDAELEQLSHTDNHICFLQSFQSLCSSSAPDNSPRHTVHTDLSFDVVKERLSQLRGKLEDALQQGLKDISKTAERVSFLSLPEPTTREDFLAYACQLTLDPNTAHKALTLSEGNRVVEWCPNVKHSYPDHPDRFDSNSQVLCREAVSKHCYWEVERSGSYVRIAVSYKGLPRKGGGNDCVLGFNNKSWSLDCTPSSYTFRHDSKGMPLPHKPTSTSRIGVYVDHKTGTLSFYSVSDTMTLLHKIHTKFTEPLYPGFYLNPNSKIRLCQ from the exons ATGGCAGAGGCCAGTGTTTTATGGAGTCAGGACCAGTTTAGCTGTCCAATCTGTCTTGATCTCCTGAAGGATCATGTGGGAATtccctgtggacacagtttctgtATGGATTGTATCAAGagctgctgggatcaggaagatcTGAAAGGAGTCCACAGCTGTCCACAGTGCAGACAGACCTTCACACCAAGGCCAGTTCTGGGCAGAAACACCATGCTGGCTGAAGTGGTGGAGAGGCTGAGGATTGTGAGACTCCAGGCTGCTCCAGCTGCTCACTGTtatgctggacctggagatgtggagtgtgacgtctgcatTGGGAGAAAACGAAAGGCAGTCAAGTCCTGTCTAATGTGTCTGGCCtcttactgtgaaactcacttcAGAGTTCATAATGATCTCAACCCAGGGAAGAAACACAAAGTGATTGAAGCTGCTGGTAAACTAGAAGATCTGATCTGCTCTCATCATGATAAACTACTAGAGGTCTTCTGTCGCACTGATCAGAGATGCATATGTTTGCTGTGTGTCATGGATGAACATAATGGACATAAAACAGTTTCAGTTgcagcagagagaacagagaaacag AAATCGTTGGGTGATACTCAGAGAAAATCCCAACGGATAATCCAGGAAAAAGAGACTGAACTTCAGGACTTGAGACAGGCTGTGAAAACTCTTCAG AGTTCTGCACTggcagcagtggaggacagtcAGAGGTTCTTTACTGAAatgatccgctccattgagagGAGACGCTCTGAGGTGACAGAactgatcagagatcaggagaGGGCTGAAGTGAGTCGAGCAGAAGAACTCATAGAgaaactggagcaggagattgctgagctgaagaagagagatgctgagctggagcagctttcacacactgacaaccaCATTTGTTTCCTTCAG AGTTTccagtctctctgttcctcctctgctcctgacaactcacccagacacacagtccacacagatCTGTCTTTTGATGTAGTAAAAGAAAGACTTTCTCAGCTCAGGGGGAAACTAGAGGATGCACTCCAGCAGGGACTAAAGGACATTTCTAAAACTG CAGAGCGTGTTAGCTTTCTATCATTGCCTGAGCCCacaaccagagaggatttcctaGCAT ATGCCTGCCAGCTAAccctggatcccaacactgctcATAAAGCCCTCACACTGTCTGAGGGAAACAGAGTTGTAGAATGGTGCCCTAATGTGAAACATTCATATCCTGACCATCCAGACAGATTTGATTCAAATagtcaggtgctgtgtagagaagcTGTATCTAAAcactgctactgggaggttgagagGTCAGGATCATATGTTCGCATTGCTGTATCATACAAAGGGCTCCCAAGGAAAGGAGGGGGTAATGATTGTGTTCTAGGATTCAATAACAAGTCTTGGAGTTTGGACTGCACTCCATCTAGCTACACATTCAGACATGATAGTAAAGGAATGCCACTCCCTCATaagcccacctccacctctagaataggagtgtatgttgaTCACAAGACAGGGACTCTGTCTTTTTACAGTGTCTCTGATACAATGACTCTTCTGCACAAAATACACACCAAATTCACTGAGCCACTGTATCCTGGCTTTTACCTCAATCCTAACAGCAAAATCAGATTGTGTCAGTGA